A single Flavobacterium sp. 1 DNA region contains:
- a CDS encoding ORF6N domain-containing protein, with translation MLDKDLATLYGVETRVLNQAVKRNIARFPDDFMFEISKVEFDNLISQIVTSSWGGTRKLPFAFTEHGVMMLSSVLKSDRAIQTNIQIMRTFTKVKQMLLDTSEIKIDIVQIQKKLENHDKNIELVFSYLEELNEKKENEKPRVKIGYKK, from the coding sequence ATGCTAGATAAAGATTTGGCAACACTTTATGGGGTAGAAACAAGGGTCTTGAATCAAGCTGTTAAACGAAATATTGCACGATTTCCTGATGACTTTATGTTTGAGATTTCAAAAGTTGAGTTTGATAACTTGATATCACAAATTGTGACATCAAGTTGGGGTGGAACCAGAAAACTCCCTTTCGCTTTCACTGAACATGGTGTGATGATGCTTTCTAGTGTTCTTAAAAGCGACAGAGCTATTCAAACTAACATCCAAATTATGCGCACTTTCACAAAAGTTAAGCAAATGCTTTTGGACACTAGTGAAATTAAGATAGACATAGTGCAAATACAAAAGAAACTCGAGAATCACGATAAGAATATCGAACTTGTATTTTCCTATTTAGAGGAGCTAAACGAGAAAAAAGAGAACGAAAAACCAAGGGTAAAAATTGGCTACAAAAAATAA